Proteins encoded together in one Acanthochromis polyacanthus isolate Apoly-LR-REF ecotype Palm Island chromosome 12, KAUST_Apoly_ChrSc, whole genome shotgun sequence window:
- the LOC110964692 gene encoding tumor necrosis factor receptor superfamily member 11B: protein MSARIARSNPAMKLMVLFTVSVSWAFQQQAVPPKYQYLDPVTSDLLLCDQCPPGTAVKHHCTADTPTQCQPCPERHFAENWHWGDSCQYCTSVCKENQLVKQQCNSTHDQLCECAAGFHLVVEFCIAHSTCPPGHGVTAAGTPVSNTACERCPDGHFSAGGSSTEPCQPHRNCSDLGLKTLRWGTSTSDSLCGKRPPLECSQPHTVCHTDVTLCEEAVFQSIASLRLSSVPLERLLESLPGRKVDRKSLERLKKACSPQQQVLQLLRLWREQNKDQDKLYGIIQGVNHCERKVSRCNNLKNLTLDDLLKVTNSLPGVKVQEEDVQAVVFSCLPRQYILQVLHLWKTVNHNLDLAKGLSHSLRVLRSQGAPRYLLKGLKTIIRIIGTTSAHKMYEKMFVSMLQDESCFKAHKPLNE, encoded by the exons ATGAGCGCACGGATAGCGAGATCCAACCCGGCCATGAAGCTGATGGTG ctcttcacAGTTTCTGTGTCCTGGGCCTTCCAGCAGCAAGCTGTACCGCCAAAGTACCAGTACCTCGACCCGGTGACCTCCgacctgctgctgtgtgaccAATGTCCTCCTGGAACGGCCGTGAAGCATCACTGCACCGCCGACACGCCCACACAGTGCCAGCCCTGTCCGGAGAGGCACTTTGCCGAGAACTGGCACTGGGGGGACTCATGCCAGTACTGCACCTCG gTGTGTAAAGAGAATCAGTTAGTCAAGCAGCAGTGCAACAGCACACACGACCAACTGTGTGAGTGCGCTGCGGGTTTCCATCTAGTGGTGGAGTTCTGCATCGCACACAGCACCTGCCCACCTGGACACGGAGTCACAGCTGCAG GTACACCTGTCAGCAACACCGCGTGTGAACGCTGTCCGGACGGTCACTTCTCTGCAGGCGGCTCCTCCACAGAACCATGTCAGCCCCACAGAAACTGCTCTGATCTGGGGCTGAAGACGCTCAGATGGGGAACGTCCACCTCAGACAGCCTCTGTGGCAAGAGACCACCACTGGAGTGTTCCCAGCCCCACACTGTTTGCCACACTG ATGTGACTCTTTGCGAGGAGGCGGTCTTCCAGTCAATAGCTTCACTGCGACTGTCCTCAGTGCCACTGGAGCGGCTGCTGGAGAGTCTCCCTGGGCGGAAGGTCGATCGGAAGAGTCTGGAGAGGCTGAAGAAGGCCTGTTCGCCCCAACAGCAGGTCCTCCAGCTGCTGCGACTGTGGAGGGAGCAGAACAAGGACCAGGACAAGCTGTATGGCATCATACAGG GTGTGAACCACTGTGAAAGGAAAGTCTCCCGCTGCAACAATCTCAAAAACCTGACCCTCGACGACCTCCTGAAGGTCACCAACAGCCTGCCAGGGGTGAAGGTTCAAGAGGAAGACGTCCAGGCCGTGGTCTTCTCCTGCCTGCCCAGACAGTACATCCTGCAGGTGCTTCACCTCTGGAAAACAGTCAACCACAACCTGGATCTAGCCAAAGGTTTGTCCCACAGTCTGAGGGTGCTGCGCAGCCAGGGGGCACCACGCTACCTGCTCAAAGGCCTGAAGACGATCATCCGCATCATCGGAACCACTTCGGCGCACAAGATGTACGAGAAGATGTTTGTTAGTATGCTTCAGGACGAATCGTGTTTTAAAGCGCATAAACCTTTAAACGAATAA